In Papaver somniferum cultivar HN1 unplaced genomic scaffold, ASM357369v1 unplaced-scaffold_80, whole genome shotgun sequence, the following proteins share a genomic window:
- the LOC113344901 gene encoding uncharacterized protein LOC113344901 — MPGSNPSSPNSPVHDNISSQNNETLINSSALPRTLDPYIIHPSDNPATVLSSPILQGDNYGSWVRGITKSLNAKGNLGFVDGSLPPPTDLLQFQCWKRCDDLVGSWLLNSCQPDIRASCLYASNSHVIWKDLQIRFCVSNAPIMFRLKSSIASIKQESMPVSLYYTKIKTLWDQYDSLVASTEACICGAGKHMLERLERERAMEFLQGLHDRFSNLRSQILTMDPFPSALRIFNLVQQEEEQQHITHTPLPTVDAAALAST, encoded by the coding sequence ATGCCTGGCTCTAATccatcttctcccaactctccagTGCATGACAACATCTCTTCCCAAAACAATGAAACTCTGATCAATTCTTCAGCTCTTCCTAGAACTCTAGACCCTTATATCATTCATCCCAGTGATAACCCTGCAACTGTGCTATCCTCTCCTATTTTACAAGGAGACAACTACGGTTCCTGGGTTAGGGGAATCACCAAGTCTCTGAATGCCAAGGGCAATCTTGGTTTCGTTGATGGCTCCCTTCCTCCTCCAACAGATCTGTTGCAGTTTCAATGTTGGAAGAGATGTGATGATCTCGTGGGAAGTTGGCTTCTAAACTCTTGTCAACCAGATATCAGGGCTAGCTGCCTGTATGCTTCCAACTCTCATGTTATCTGGAAAGATCTGCAAATCAGGTTTTGTGTCTCCAATGCCCCTATTATGTTTCgtttaaaatcttcaattgcttCAATAAAACAGGAATCAATGCCTGTGTCTCTTTACTATACCAAAATAAAAACTCTTTGGGATCAATATGACTCCCTGGTTGCTTCTACGGAAGCATGTATCTGTGGTGCTGGCAAGCACATGCTTGAAAGACTCGAAAGAGAGCGTGCCATGGAGTTTCTGCAGGGATTACACGACAGGTTTTCCAACCTTCGTAGTCAGATACTCACTATGGATCCCTTCCCAAGTGCACTTCGTATCTTCAATCTTGTTCAGCAGGAGGAGGAACAACAACATATAACCCATACTCCTCTGCCAACTGTTGATGCTGCTGCTCTTGCTTCGACTTGA